The following coding sequences lie in one Alosa alosa isolate M-15738 ecotype Scorff River chromosome 21, AALO_Geno_1.1, whole genome shotgun sequence genomic window:
- the lyve1a gene encoding lymphatic vessel endothelial hyaluronic acid receptor 1a: protein MTRVWLLLLLLPPACSMLVHHLRRFPDAASVWGVFEVSQVHGGQPQYSFNASVARDVCLQMGVAMATKDQVDQALHHGLQTCRFGWVDEQVAVIPRLQASTLCGQNRTGLVLWRASVNLLFDVFCFNQTDHELQLHGTTTTVRPLITSASPPSSSTSPSSSSSTSPAVNQVEEALNSRQTAAGEVPTVLVISVMFVLLLLGVTTLWYIRRKGSVCPLLGGRVHCKPSDTELKEACVVHLTSHTPDTSPASSPTPDTTQTPSIITPTATQTPPIITPDTTQTPSIITPDTTQTPDTQPNTGDLAQHWRFNPTQS from the exons atgacCAGAgtttggctgctgctgctgctgctgccgcctgCCTGTTCCATGCTTGTCCATCATCTGAGAC gctTCCCTGACGCTGccagtgtgtggggtgtgtttgAGGTGTCCCAGGTGCACGGGGGACAGCCCCAATACTCTTTCAACGCGTCCGTCGCCAGGGACGTCTGCCTGCAGATGGGCGTCGCCATGGCAACCAAAGACCAGGTGGACCAGGCCCTGCATCACGGGCTGCAGACGTGCAG GTTCGGCTGGGTGGACGAGCAGGTCGCGGTCATTCCCCGGCTCCAGGCCTCCACTCTCTGTGGTCAGAACCGCACCGGACTGGTGCTGTGGCGAGCTTCAGTCAACTTACTCTTTGATGTGTTCTGTTTCAACCAAACAG ACCATGAGCTCCAACTACATGGCACAACAACGACTGTGCGCCCCCTCATAACGAGCGCATCACCCCCTTCTTCCTCAACttcaccctcctcttcctcctcaacGTCTCCTGCAGTCAACCAAGTGGAGGAGGCCCTgaacagcagacagacagcagctggag aggtACCCACTGTGCTTGTGATCTCTGTGATGTTTGTGCTGCTGCTACTGGGAGTCACTACTCTATGGTACATCAGgag GAAGGGGAGCGTCTGCCCCCTGCTGGGTGGACGAGTTCACTGCAAGCCCAGCGACACCGAGCTGAAGGAGGCCTGTGTGGTCCATCTCACCtcccacacaccagacacatcACCAGCCTCCTCCCCAACACCTGACACCACCCAAACACCATCCATCATAACACCTACAGCCACTCAAACACCACCTATCATAACACCTGACACCACCCAAACACCATCCATCATAACACCTGACACCACCCAAACACCAGACACCCAACCCAACACTGGAGATTTAGCCCAACACTGGAGATTTAACCCAACACAAAGCTGA